Proteins from a genomic interval of Leifsonia shinshuensis:
- a CDS encoding YqaJ viral recombinase family protein yields the protein MFDRSATRTADLYRPGVLADLGPSSSAPAPRPVVPAVPGATGHLARVVASSSDRVGWLRARSRGITATDVAKLSTPQSLRAAVSDKLNGSGFSGNSFTRHGRSREPEIAAWVAATHGIQPSDLLFHAERDRRHLATPDGLVLRDGGRIELAEIKTTNKPFNSIPRHYLRQIWWQQYVLGAERTLFVWEQHDRFVPIHEEPQCQWVDRDDREIARLVALAGDLIDLLREATARPAAAVQPTIAS from the coding sequence GTGTTCGACCGCTCCGCCACCCGCACCGCCGACCTCTACCGGCCGGGCGTGCTGGCGGACCTGGGGCCCTCCTCGTCCGCTCCGGCCCCGCGGCCGGTGGTGCCGGCCGTCCCGGGGGCGACCGGGCACCTGGCGCGCGTCGTGGCGTCGTCGAGCGATCGCGTCGGCTGGCTCCGCGCCCGCAGCCGCGGCATCACCGCGACGGATGTCGCCAAGCTGTCGACGCCGCAGTCGCTGCGCGCCGCCGTCTCCGACAAGCTGAACGGCTCCGGGTTCTCCGGCAACAGCTTCACCCGGCACGGCCGCAGCCGCGAGCCGGAGATCGCCGCCTGGGTCGCCGCGACGCACGGCATCCAGCCGTCCGACCTGCTGTTCCACGCCGAGCGCGACCGCCGGCACCTCGCGACGCCGGACGGCCTCGTCCTCCGCGACGGCGGCCGGATCGAGCTGGCCGAGATCAAGACCACGAACAAGCCGTTCAACAGCATCCCCCGGCACTACCTCCGGCAGATCTGGTGGCAGCAGTACGTCCTCGGCGCCGAGCGGACGCTGTTCGTGTGGGAGCAGCACGACCGGTTCGTGCCGATCCACGAGGAGCCCCAGTGCCAGTGGGTCGACCGGGACGACCGGGAGATCGCCCGGCTCGTGGCGCTGGCGGGCGATCTGATCGACCTGCTGCGCGAGGCGACGGCGCGGCCGGCCGCTGCGGTTCAGCCGACGATCGCTTCCTGA